One region of Anaeromyxobacter paludicola genomic DNA includes:
- a CDS encoding ABC-F family ATP-binding cassette domain-containing protein: protein MSIIRASQLSLAFGPKVLFEGASFSVGPHDRVGLVGANGTGKSSLLRILAGEQSPDSGSLTFRRGCRVGYLPQDVAALTPGELIEVVLASVPGRGEVEARLAATEAALAQAAEAEEQLELSQALADQHAELEHFEERHGRHQAERILAGLGFSTADLRRSTATLSGGWKMRAALAGLLLTDPDLLLLDEPTNHLDIPTLTWFDAFLRGSGKAFLLISHDREFLDRQIDHVLALEPEGLRAFTGNYAGYKVARAQEEERLLAQARKVESRRAELEGFIERFGAKATKARQAQSRQKMLDKLEDVQVLEHRDTLRFHFAEAPRSGREVLRLERVNKAFGARAVYRDLSASVLRGERVGVIGPNGAGKSTLLKLVAGELAADSGEVRLGHGVVPGYYAQHHFEPEERDLEARANGTARTFGALDPKQTVLEALWDLVPDKGEAYVRGVAGSFLFSGEDADKPLGVLSGGERARVALARLLLVPANLLILDEPTNHLDLDSSEALIEALKGYEGTLLFVSHNRSFLNQLATRVWEVKDGGIEDTPGNLDDWLHHQKLLAEAAALEIGGAGGAAAGGGTAAPAFRSEKERKRLEAEARNARYAREKPLRDEIARLEARIAAVEGQEREATAALADPALYADFARARPHVDAQRQAREELERLYADWEARQAELEALAPA from the coding sequence ATGAGCATCATCCGAGCCAGCCAGCTCTCGCTCGCCTTCGGGCCGAAGGTGCTCTTCGAGGGTGCCTCCTTTTCCGTGGGTCCCCACGATCGGGTCGGCCTGGTCGGGGCCAATGGCACCGGCAAGTCCTCGCTCCTGAGGATCCTGGCGGGCGAGCAGTCGCCCGATTCGGGGAGCCTCACCTTCCGCCGCGGCTGCCGGGTCGGCTACCTCCCGCAGGACGTGGCGGCCCTCACCCCCGGGGAGCTCATCGAGGTGGTCCTGGCGTCGGTGCCGGGGCGGGGCGAGGTCGAGGCGCGGCTCGCGGCCACCGAGGCTGCCCTGGCCCAGGCCGCCGAGGCGGAGGAGCAGCTCGAGCTGTCGCAGGCGCTCGCCGACCAGCACGCCGAGCTCGAGCACTTCGAGGAGCGGCACGGGCGCCACCAGGCGGAGCGGATCCTGGCCGGCCTGGGCTTCTCCACCGCCGACCTGCGGCGCTCCACCGCCACGCTCTCCGGCGGCTGGAAGATGCGGGCGGCGCTGGCCGGGCTCCTCCTCACCGACCCCGACCTGCTGCTCCTCGACGAGCCGACGAACCACCTCGACATCCCCACCCTCACCTGGTTCGACGCCTTCCTGCGCGGCTCGGGGAAGGCCTTCCTCCTCATCAGCCACGACCGGGAGTTCCTCGACCGGCAGATCGACCACGTGCTCGCCCTCGAGCCGGAGGGGCTGCGGGCCTTCACCGGCAACTACGCCGGCTACAAGGTCGCGCGCGCGCAGGAGGAGGAGCGGCTGCTCGCGCAGGCGCGCAAGGTGGAGTCCCGCCGCGCCGAGCTCGAGGGGTTCATCGAGCGGTTCGGCGCCAAGGCGACCAAGGCCCGCCAGGCCCAGAGCCGGCAGAAGATGCTCGACAAGCTCGAGGACGTGCAGGTGCTCGAGCACCGCGACACGCTGCGCTTCCACTTCGCCGAGGCGCCGCGCTCCGGCCGCGAGGTGCTCCGGCTCGAGCGCGTGAACAAGGCGTTCGGGGCGCGCGCCGTCTACCGCGACCTCTCCGCGTCGGTGCTGCGCGGCGAGCGCGTGGGGGTCATCGGCCCGAACGGCGCCGGCAAGTCCACGCTCCTCAAGCTGGTCGCCGGGGAGCTCGCGGCCGACTCGGGCGAGGTGCGGCTCGGGCACGGCGTCGTCCCCGGCTACTACGCCCAGCACCACTTCGAGCCGGAGGAGCGGGACCTCGAGGCCCGCGCCAACGGGACCGCTCGCACCTTCGGCGCGCTCGACCCGAAGCAGACGGTGCTGGAGGCGCTCTGGGACCTCGTCCCCGACAAGGGCGAGGCCTACGTCCGCGGCGTCGCCGGCTCGTTCCTCTTCTCGGGCGAGGACGCCGACAAGCCGCTCGGGGTGCTCTCCGGCGGCGAGCGGGCCCGCGTGGCGCTGGCGCGGCTCCTGCTCGTGCCGGCCAACCTCCTCATCCTCGACGAGCCGACCAACCACCTCGACCTCGACTCGTCGGAGGCGCTCATCGAGGCCCTGAAGGGCTACGAGGGGACGCTCCTCTTCGTCTCGCACAACCGCAGCTTCCTGAACCAGCTCGCCACCCGGGTCTGGGAGGTGAAGGACGGCGGGATCGAGGACACGCCCGGGAACCTCGACGACTGGCTCCACCACCAGAAGCTCCTCGCCGAGGCGGCGGCGCTCGAGATCGGCGGGGCCGGCGGCGCGGCGGCCGGCGGCGGGACCGCGGCGCCGGCCTTCCGCTCGGAGAAGGAGCGCAAGCGGCTCGAGGCGGAGGCGCGCAACGCCCGCTACGCCCGGGAGAAGCCGCTCCGCGACGAGATCGCCCGGCTCGAGGCGCGCATCGCCGCGGTCGAGGGGCAGGAGCGGGAGGCCACCGCCGCGCTCGCCGACCCGGCCCTGTACGCCGACTTCGCCCGCGCCCGGCCGCACGTGGACGCGCAGCGCCAGGCGCGCGAGGAGCTGGAGCGGCTCTACGCCGACTGGGAGGCGCGGCAGGCCGAGCTCGAGGCGCTCGCCCCGGCCTAG
- a CDS encoding OmpA family protein, giving the protein MTRGRWFLAAVALLASTRAGAQAIPQFDLERVRLDPAARGSLLVGDGETQPAESIRVSLGLNYEHEPLAVFPSGRVAGYGLLDQGDAKFLVRDRLTLQAGIAIGLLPNLELDFRIPYIPWQDTAAVGGFGKAEQTGLGSPSIGLRLGVLQQDAGMPVNVALAGDLYPMFGNAGAIAGADSVTFAPRLEIGHRFERFVVGGFGGGLIRKEVPVGTQTLKSEIQYGVTVATTGQLRAELSYLGAHTFGRGIESELLAGLRYVAAPFELFVMGGPGFADALGNPEYRGIVGFAIDTSTTAKKAAPPPPPPPPPPPPPPPPAPKADPCAPGQSHTPEQCPALDDDGDGIPNGQDACPTVPGIPELKGCPDKDSDNDGVPDRLDKCPNEPGPAENGGCPKVQVKENKIELAEKVFFATGKAAIEPRSQPILDEVAKVMNAHPEIGKVVVEGHTDNTGSAAKNRKLSAARAQAVKAYLVKQGVDAARLASKGFGPDQPVQPNDTPAGREANRRVELRIAK; this is encoded by the coding sequence ATGACAAGAGGACGTTGGTTCCTGGCCGCCGTGGCCCTGCTCGCTTCAACCCGAGCGGGAGCCCAGGCCATTCCGCAGTTCGATCTCGAAAGGGTCCGCCTGGACCCGGCCGCCCGCGGTTCGCTCCTCGTCGGCGACGGCGAGACGCAGCCCGCCGAGTCGATTCGCGTCTCGCTCGGCCTCAACTACGAGCACGAGCCGCTGGCCGTGTTCCCGAGCGGGCGGGTCGCCGGCTACGGGCTCCTGGACCAGGGGGACGCCAAGTTCCTGGTCCGGGATCGGCTCACGCTGCAGGCCGGCATCGCCATCGGCCTGCTGCCCAACCTCGAGCTCGACTTCCGCATCCCGTACATCCCGTGGCAGGACACCGCGGCGGTGGGCGGCTTCGGCAAGGCCGAGCAGACCGGCCTCGGCAGCCCGTCCATCGGCCTTCGCCTCGGCGTGCTCCAGCAGGACGCCGGCATGCCGGTCAACGTCGCCCTCGCCGGCGACCTCTACCCGATGTTCGGCAACGCCGGCGCCATCGCCGGCGCCGACAGCGTGACCTTCGCGCCGCGGCTCGAGATCGGCCACCGCTTCGAGCGCTTCGTCGTGGGCGGCTTCGGCGGCGGGCTCATCCGCAAGGAGGTGCCGGTCGGGACGCAGACGCTCAAGTCTGAGATCCAGTACGGCGTGACCGTGGCCACCACCGGCCAGCTCCGGGCCGAGCTCTCGTACCTCGGCGCCCACACCTTCGGGCGCGGCATCGAGAGCGAGCTGCTCGCCGGCCTGCGCTACGTCGCGGCGCCGTTCGAGCTCTTCGTGATGGGCGGCCCGGGCTTCGCCGACGCGCTCGGCAACCCGGAGTACCGCGGCATCGTGGGCTTCGCGATCGACACCTCCACCACGGCCAAGAAGGCGGCCCCGCCGCCCCCGCCGCCGCCTCCTCCTCCGCCGCCCCCGCCGCCGCCGGCCCCCAAGGCCGACCCGTGCGCGCCCGGGCAGAGCCACACCCCCGAGCAGTGCCCGGCCCTCGACGACGACGGCGACGGCATCCCGAACGGCCAGGACGCCTGCCCGACCGTCCCCGGCATCCCCGAGCTGAAGGGCTGCCCGGACAAGGACAGCGACAACGACGGCGTCCCCGACCGGCTCGACAAGTGCCCGAACGAGCCCGGCCCGGCCGAGAACGGCGGCTGCCCCAAGGTCCAGGTGAAGGAGAACAAGATCGAGCTCGCCGAGAAGGTCTTCTTCGCCACCGGCAAGGCGGCCATCGAGCCGCGCTCGCAGCCCATCCTCGACGAGGTGGCGAAGGTGATGAACGCCCACCCCGAGATCGGCAAGGTGGTGGTCGAGGGGCACACCGACAACACCGGCAGCGCCGCCAAGAACCGCAAGCTCTCCGCGGCCCGGGCGCAGGCCGTGAAGGCGTACCTCGTGAAGCAGGGCGTGGACGCCGCCCGGCTCGCGTCGAAGGGCTTCGGCCCCGACCAGCCGGTGCAGCCGAACGACACGCCGGCCGGCCGCGAGGCCAACCGGCGCGTCGAGCTCCGGATCGCGAAGTAG
- a CDS encoding sigma-54-dependent transcriptional regulator, with protein sequence MSERPLVLVADDDPGVRYTLRELLETLGAEVAEAADGEEALRRFEARPPALLVTDLRMPGMDGLALLRRVRERSPAARVVVVTAHGSERQAVEAMKAGAFDYFRKPFETEELLAVARRALEAARLAAENERLAAELALSRTMVFASPAMTRLAGLVARVAPRDVNVLITGESGTGKERVAEAIVRASRRAAAPLVRFNCAALTPELAEAELFGHARGAFTGAVRARPGLFGEADGGTLLLDEVGELAPSSQGKLLRVLQDGEVRPVGEERARRVDVRVLAATHRDLAAEVARGAFRQDLYYRLKVVELRVPPLRERPEDVPLLARHFLARYAARFGVPSPPPSEGLLARLAAWTWPGNVRELENAVESLVALSRDGELDPSLLPGGPVGAARPPLGLRERVEAYERGLLVEALRAARGNQSEAARALGLPRVTLHDKLRRLGLAADGEGEG encoded by the coding sequence GTGAGCGAGCGCCCGCTGGTGCTGGTGGCCGACGACGACCCCGGGGTGCGCTACACGCTGCGCGAGCTGCTCGAGACGCTCGGGGCGGAGGTGGCCGAGGCGGCCGACGGGGAGGAGGCGCTGCGCCGCTTCGAGGCGCGCCCGCCGGCGCTCCTCGTCACCGACCTGCGCATGCCCGGCATGGACGGGCTCGCCCTGCTGCGCCGGGTGCGGGAGCGATCCCCGGCGGCGCGGGTGGTGGTGGTGACCGCGCACGGGTCCGAGCGGCAGGCGGTCGAGGCGATGAAGGCCGGCGCCTTCGACTACTTCCGCAAGCCCTTCGAGACGGAGGAGCTGCTCGCGGTGGCGAGGCGCGCGCTCGAGGCGGCGCGGCTCGCGGCCGAGAACGAGCGGCTCGCCGCCGAGCTGGCGCTCTCGCGCACCATGGTCTTCGCCTCGCCCGCCATGACCCGGCTCGCCGGGCTGGTGGCCCGGGTGGCGCCGCGGGACGTGAACGTCCTCATCACCGGCGAGAGCGGCACCGGCAAGGAGCGGGTGGCCGAGGCCATCGTGCGCGCCTCACGCCGCGCCGCCGCGCCGCTCGTCCGCTTCAACTGCGCCGCGCTCACCCCCGAGCTCGCCGAGGCGGAGCTCTTCGGCCACGCCCGCGGCGCCTTCACCGGCGCGGTGCGGGCCCGCCCCGGCCTCTTCGGGGAGGCGGACGGCGGGACGCTGCTCCTCGACGAGGTGGGGGAGCTCGCGCCGTCGTCGCAGGGCAAGCTCCTGCGCGTGCTGCAGGACGGCGAGGTCAGGCCGGTGGGCGAGGAGCGCGCCCGCCGGGTGGACGTGCGCGTCCTCGCCGCGACCCACCGCGACCTCGCGGCCGAGGTGGCCCGCGGCGCCTTCCGGCAGGATCTCTACTACCGGCTCAAGGTGGTGGAGCTCCGGGTGCCGCCCCTGCGCGAGCGGCCGGAGGACGTGCCGCTCCTGGCGCGCCACTTCCTGGCGCGATACGCGGCCCGGTTCGGCGTGCCGTCCCCGCCGCCCTCGGAGGGGCTCCTCGCCCGGCTCGCCGCCTGGACCTGGCCCGGGAACGTCCGCGAGCTCGAGAACGCGGTCGAGTCGCTCGTCGCGCTCTCCCGCGACGGCGAGCTCGACCCGTCGCTGCTGCCGGGCGGCCCGGTCGGCGCGGCCCGGCCGCCGCTCGGGCTCCGCGAGCGGGTGGAGGCCTACGAGCGCGGGCTCCTCGTCGAGGCGCTCCGGGCGGCGCGGGGGAACCAGAGCGAGGCCGCGCGCGCCCTCGGGCTCCCGCGGGTCACGCTTCACGACAAGCTGCGCCGCCTCGGGCTCGCCGCCGACGGCGAGGGCGAGGGCTGA
- a CDS encoding sensor histidine kinase gives MPTGFEEIQHQELSRLFGRMVWARLLLIPVLLALLCWAAFTDPAPWRRLAAAPLALAISAFVLFEVARYERRGFDRRSIPANLSVAVAALAAVCVVTGGLQSPVIPVLFPVATFVGMFLAPRLAAALLAAQVAFVWGLWALQARTALGAALPLRALEAPRDPATRLLATALFTSLALLVGALFARAARCAFDAMLRRALAAQEEWLRAHADRAEELTALSGEIAHELKNPLASVKGLAGLLAQGAPPGKPAERLAVLRREVDRMQVILDEFLNFSRPVVPLTLAPVELGALCREVAALHEGLAGQRGVRLAASGQAVARCDGRKVKQVIVNLLQNALEASPAGAEVALAASAEGGEAVVRVSDRGPGPDPALSARLFEPGVTTKASGSGLGLTIARALARQHGGELALRPRPGGGAEAELRLPAGSDREGRAA, from the coding sequence GTGCCGACGGGGTTCGAGGAGATCCAGCATCAGGAGCTGTCGCGCCTCTTCGGGCGGATGGTCTGGGCGCGGCTGCTCCTGATCCCGGTGCTGCTCGCCCTCCTCTGCTGGGCGGCCTTCACCGACCCCGCGCCGTGGCGCCGTCTCGCCGCCGCCCCGCTCGCCCTCGCCATCTCGGCCTTCGTGCTGTTCGAGGTGGCCCGGTACGAGCGGCGCGGCTTCGACCGGCGCTCGATCCCGGCGAACCTCTCGGTCGCGGTGGCGGCGCTCGCCGCGGTCTGCGTCGTGACCGGCGGCCTGCAGAGCCCGGTCATCCCGGTGCTCTTCCCGGTCGCGACCTTCGTGGGCATGTTCCTCGCGCCCCGGCTCGCCGCCGCGCTCCTCGCAGCCCAGGTGGCGTTCGTCTGGGGGCTCTGGGCGCTCCAGGCCCGCACCGCCCTCGGGGCGGCGCTGCCGCTGCGCGCGCTCGAGGCCCCGCGCGACCCGGCGACCCGCCTCCTCGCGACGGCGCTCTTCACCTCGCTCGCGCTCCTCGTGGGCGCGCTCTTCGCCCGGGCGGCCCGCTGCGCCTTCGACGCCATGCTGCGCCGGGCGCTCGCGGCGCAGGAGGAGTGGCTGCGGGCCCACGCCGATCGCGCCGAGGAGCTCACCGCCCTCTCCGGCGAGATCGCGCACGAGCTCAAGAACCCGCTCGCCAGCGTGAAGGGGCTGGCGGGGCTGCTCGCGCAGGGCGCGCCGCCGGGGAAGCCCGCCGAGCGGCTGGCGGTGCTCCGGCGCGAGGTGGACCGGATGCAGGTGATCCTCGACGAGTTCCTGAACTTCTCGCGCCCGGTGGTGCCGCTCACGCTCGCGCCGGTGGAGCTCGGCGCGCTCTGCCGCGAGGTAGCGGCGCTGCACGAGGGGCTGGCGGGGCAGCGCGGCGTCCGGCTCGCCGCCTCGGGCCAAGCGGTGGCCCGCTGCGACGGCCGCAAGGTGAAGCAGGTGATCGTGAACCTCCTGCAGAACGCGCTCGAGGCGAGCCCGGCCGGCGCCGAGGTGGCGCTCGCGGCCTCGGCCGAGGGCGGCGAGGCGGTGGTGCGGGTGAGCGACCGCGGCCCGGGGCCGGACCCGGCGCTCTCGGCGCGGCTCTTCGAGCCCGGCGTCACCACCAAGGCGAGCGGCTCCGGGCTCGGGCTCACCATCGCGCGGGCGCTGGCGCGGCAGCACGGCGGCGAGCTCGCCTTGAGGCCGCGGCCCGGCGGCGGCGCCGAGGCGGAGCTCCGGCTGCCGGCCGGCTCGGATCGCGAAGGGAGGGCCGCGTGA
- a CDS encoding TolC family protein has protein sequence MSSLPALLALLAAAEPPALPLEEALRSLEAGNLTLAQARDRAREVEAARGLARAPLLPALTASGSYVRNSDAAEVPIGELFARTLPAGAALPAGLPARLVIQPGEAWSAAAALRVPLAAPSQWAELSAASAQARASAAGAETARQELRTALVATGWSADASEQVALAAERALATARTHAESARRARAAGTGTPLAVLQAETEAVRRESELTRARAEVERLRLALGVLLGREGPVRIAMGEPPAGAGPDRAALREEALGRRPEVRAARATAEAARAGVTAARLRWLPTLSASGTAFASDVAYPTGKKDGWRASLDLSWALFDGGAREASSARARAAAEEAEAAERQAALEVAQQVADAARDREVARERLALAERERALAQETLATAERAFAGGAASALDLLDASDRLYQADAGLAQARARLGAAGAALDRAVGRP, from the coding sequence ATGAGCTCCCTGCCCGCGCTCCTCGCCCTCCTCGCCGCCGCGGAGCCACCCGCGCTGCCGCTCGAGGAGGCGCTCCGCTCCCTCGAAGCCGGCAACCTCACCCTCGCCCAGGCCCGCGACCGGGCGCGCGAGGTGGAGGCGGCGCGCGGGCTGGCGCGGGCGCCGCTGCTCCCGGCGCTCACCGCGTCCGGCAGCTACGTCCGGAACAGCGACGCCGCCGAGGTGCCGATCGGGGAGCTCTTCGCGCGCACCCTCCCGGCCGGGGCGGCGCTGCCGGCGGGGCTGCCGGCGCGGCTCGTCATCCAGCCGGGCGAGGCCTGGAGCGCCGCGGCCGCGCTGCGGGTCCCGCTGGCGGCCCCGAGCCAGTGGGCCGAGCTCTCGGCGGCCTCCGCCCAGGCGCGCGCCTCGGCGGCGGGGGCCGAGACGGCCCGGCAGGAGCTCCGGACCGCGCTCGTCGCCACCGGCTGGTCGGCGGACGCCTCGGAGCAGGTGGCGCTCGCCGCGGAGCGCGCCCTCGCCACGGCGCGCACCCACGCCGAGAGCGCGCGGCGGGCCCGCGCCGCCGGCACCGGCACGCCGCTCGCGGTGCTCCAGGCCGAGACCGAGGCGGTGCGGCGCGAGAGCGAGCTCACCCGGGCCCGGGCCGAGGTGGAGCGGCTGCGGCTCGCGCTCGGCGTGCTGCTCGGGCGCGAGGGGCCGGTGCGGATCGCGATGGGCGAGCCGCCCGCCGGCGCCGGCCCCGACCGGGCGGCGCTGCGCGAGGAGGCCCTGGGGCGCCGGCCGGAGGTGCGCGCGGCGCGCGCCACCGCCGAGGCCGCCCGCGCCGGGGTGACGGCGGCCCGCCTGCGCTGGCTGCCCACGCTCTCCGCCTCCGGGACCGCGTTCGCGTCCGACGTCGCCTACCCCACCGGCAAGAAGGACGGCTGGCGCGCCTCCCTCGACCTCTCGTGGGCGCTCTTCGACGGCGGCGCCCGCGAGGCCTCCTCGGCCCGCGCGCGGGCGGCCGCGGAGGAGGCCGAGGCGGCGGAGCGGCAGGCGGCCCTCGAGGTGGCGCAGCAGGTGGCCGACGCCGCCCGGGACCGCGAGGTGGCCCGCGAGCGGCTCGCCCTGGCGGAGCGCGAGCGTGCCCTCGCCCAGGAAACCCTCGCCACCGCCGAGCGGGCCTTCGCGGGGGGCGCCGCGAGCGCGCTCGACCTCCTCGACGCCTCCGACCGGCTCTACCAGGCCGACGCCGGGCTGGCCCAGGCGCGCGCCCGGCTCGGCGCGGCCGGCGCGGCGCTCGACCGGGCGGTGGGGCGGCCCTGA
- a CDS encoding HlyD family secretion protein, translating into MRRMLVVGLVLVGVLAGVLAWRLRAQSRAAHGPAGGTGEIEGTAVDLASRLTARLAAVAVRKGQVVRQGELVATFDCADTRAALAEAEGRAALAAAQAEVARSQQSSSGDAERAAQAAASAADAQSASLLAQRDAASRQAARLEKLGDDVPFATRDQSRAQADGLAAQLEAARAQAGAARRQAAAARSTASGAAGQVRAAEASLAAARGTAERARLLAAECELRAPRDAVVSELPHEPGELLAPGQVVARLVDLAEVKATFYLPNAEVGAARPGARAQVRADAFPGEAFEGRVASVAAEAEFTPRNIQTRSDRDRLVYPVEVRLPNPGLKLRPGMPVEVILPGTER; encoded by the coding sequence ATGCGGCGCATGCTGGTCGTCGGGCTCGTGCTGGTCGGGGTGCTCGCGGGGGTCCTCGCCTGGCGGCTGCGCGCCCAGTCGCGCGCGGCGCACGGACCGGCCGGCGGCACGGGGGAGATCGAGGGCACCGCCGTGGACCTCGCCTCGCGCCTCACCGCCCGCCTCGCCGCCGTGGCGGTCCGCAAGGGGCAGGTGGTCCGACAGGGCGAGCTCGTCGCCACCTTCGACTGCGCCGACACCCGGGCCGCCCTCGCCGAGGCCGAGGGGCGCGCGGCGCTCGCGGCGGCCCAGGCCGAGGTGGCCCGGTCCCAGCAGAGCTCCTCCGGGGACGCCGAGCGCGCCGCCCAGGCCGCCGCGTCGGCGGCCGACGCCCAGTCGGCCTCGCTGCTCGCGCAGCGGGACGCGGCGAGCCGGCAGGCGGCCCGGCTCGAGAAGCTCGGCGACGACGTGCCGTTCGCCACGCGGGACCAGAGCCGGGCGCAGGCCGACGGGCTCGCGGCCCAGCTCGAGGCGGCCCGCGCCCAGGCCGGAGCGGCGCGGCGGCAGGCCGCGGCGGCCCGGAGCACCGCCTCCGGCGCGGCCGGGCAGGTCCGGGCGGCGGAGGCGAGCCTCGCCGCCGCCCGAGGCACGGCGGAGCGGGCCCGGCTGCTCGCGGCCGAGTGCGAGCTGCGCGCCCCCCGCGACGCGGTGGTGTCCGAGCTGCCGCACGAGCCCGGCGAGCTCCTCGCCCCCGGGCAGGTGGTGGCGCGGCTCGTCGATCTGGCCGAAGTGAAGGCCACCTTCTACCTGCCCAACGCCGAGGTCGGCGCGGCGCGGCCCGGCGCGCGGGCGCAGGTGCGCGCCGACGCCTTCCCGGGCGAGGCCTTCGAGGGGAGGGTGGCCTCGGTCGCCGCCGAGGCCGAGTTCACGCCGAGGAACATCCAGACCCGCTCCGACCGCGACCGGCTCGTCTACCCGGTGGAGGTCCGGCTCCCGAACCCGGGCCTGAAGCTCCGGCCCGGCATGCCGGTCGAGGTGATCCTCCCCGGCACGGAGCGCTGA
- a CDS encoding ABC transporter ATP-binding protein translates to MPAALVARELRRRFGPVEALAGLGFEVAAGELYGLVGPDGAGKTTALRALAGLVRLDAGEVRVLGQDPAGGGEVRERLGMMPQQYSLYGDLSVAENLAFFARLYALPRATFRERARRLLALTRLDRFRERRAEALSGGMYKKLALACALLHEPAVLLLDEPTTGVDPVSRRELWALLHEFVHGGMAVLVTTPYMDEAERCDRVGLVHRGRLLEEGAPRDLVDRYAAEGRPGRHGGAPDFEDLFVARVEGRA, encoded by the coding sequence ATGCCGGCCGCGCTCGTGGCCCGGGAGCTGCGCCGGCGCTTCGGGCCGGTGGAGGCGCTCGCCGGGCTCGGCTTCGAGGTCGCGGCGGGGGAGCTCTACGGTCTCGTCGGCCCGGACGGCGCCGGCAAGACCACCGCGCTGCGGGCCCTCGCCGGCCTGGTGCGGCTCGACGCCGGCGAGGTCCGCGTCCTCGGGCAGGACCCGGCGGGCGGCGGCGAGGTGCGCGAGCGGCTCGGGATGATGCCGCAGCAGTACAGCCTCTACGGCGATCTCTCCGTGGCGGAGAACCTCGCCTTCTTCGCGCGCCTCTACGCCCTGCCGCGCGCCACCTTCCGCGAGCGCGCCCGGCGGCTCCTCGCCCTCACCCGGCTCGACCGCTTCCGGGAGCGGCGCGCCGAGGCGCTCTCGGGCGGCATGTACAAGAAGCTCGCCCTCGCCTGCGCGCTCCTGCACGAGCCGGCGGTGCTGCTCCTCGACGAGCCGACCACCGGCGTCGATCCGGTGAGCCGGCGCGAGCTCTGGGCGCTGCTCCACGAGTTCGTGCACGGCGGCATGGCGGTGCTGGTGACCACGCCGTACATGGACGAGGCCGAGCGCTGCGACCGGGTCGGGCTGGTCCACCGGGGGCGGCTCCTCGAGGAGGGCGCGCCGCGCGATCTCGTGGACCGCTACGCCGCCGAGGGGCGCCCGGGGCGCCACGGCGGGGCGCCCGACTTCGAGGACCTGTTCGTCGCCCGGGTGGAGGGGCGCGCGTGA